The following are encoded together in the Pseudomonas maumuensis genome:
- a CDS encoding DUF1624 domain-containing protein — MASPQLPQRLQSIDALRGLVILFMLLDHVRETFFLHRQVSDPMTIDAIDATEPSLFASRTLAHLCAPVFVLLTGLAAWLYGEKHHGRGDVSVFLFKRGLFLVVLEFTLVNFAWTFQLPPSVIYLQVIWAIGLSMLALSLLVWLPRPALLALGALIVAGHNLLDGLHFGPESALHVPWAILHERSWLEVGEHLRLRTSYPLLPWIGVIALGYGLGPWFARSSDAGKRQQRLLWSGATLLLGFSALRLLNGYGEAPWSLYASVGQTLMSFFNITKYPPSLLFLALTLGVGLLLLRGFERAGDARWIGPLAVFGAAPMFFYLLHLYALKLLYVACVALFGLNQGRFFGFDGIGAVWLTAVLLPLTLYLPVRWFARLKARRRDIAWLKYL, encoded by the coding sequence ATGGCCAGCCCCCAACTCCCCCAACGCCTGCAAAGCATCGACGCCCTGCGCGGTCTGGTGATCCTGTTCATGCTGCTGGACCACGTGCGCGAAACCTTCTTCCTGCATCGCCAGGTCAGCGACCCGATGACCATCGACGCGATCGACGCCACCGAACCCAGCCTGTTCGCCAGCCGCACCCTGGCGCATCTGTGCGCACCGGTGTTCGTGCTGCTCACCGGGCTGGCTGCCTGGCTCTACGGCGAAAAACACCACGGCCGGGGCGATGTCTCGGTGTTCCTGTTCAAGCGCGGTCTGTTCCTGGTTGTGCTGGAATTCACCCTGGTCAACTTCGCCTGGACCTTCCAGTTGCCACCGAGCGTGATCTACCTGCAGGTGATCTGGGCCATCGGCCTGAGCATGCTCGCCCTGTCGCTGCTGGTGTGGCTGCCGCGCCCGGCGCTGCTCGCCCTTGGCGCGCTGATCGTCGCCGGTCACAACCTGCTCGATGGCCTGCACTTCGGGCCGGAATCGGCGCTGCATGTGCCATGGGCGATCCTGCATGAGCGCAGTTGGCTGGAAGTGGGCGAACATCTGCGCCTACGCACGTCCTACCCGCTGTTGCCATGGATCGGCGTGATCGCCCTGGGTTATGGGCTCGGCCCGTGGTTCGCGCGGAGCAGCGACGCCGGCAAGCGCCAGCAGCGCCTGCTATGGTCCGGCGCCACCTTGCTGCTGGGGTTCAGCGCGTTGCGCCTGCTCAATGGCTATGGCGAAGCCCCCTGGAGCCTCTACGCCAGCGTCGGGCAGACGCTGATGAGCTTCTTCAATATCACCAAGTACCCACCGTCGCTGCTGTTCCTGGCCCTGACCCTCGGCGTCGGCCTGCTCCTGCTGCGCGGCTTCGAGCGTGCCGGCGACGCCCGCTGGATCGGCCCGCTTGCGGTGTTCGGCGCCGCGCCGATGTTCTTCTACCTGCTGCACCTGTATGCGCTCAAGCTGCTTTACGTGGCCTGCGTGGCGCTGTTCGGCCTGAACCAGGGCCGCTTTTTCGGTTTCGATGGTATCGGCGCGGTGTGGCTGACCGCCGTGCTGCTGCCACTTACCCTGTACCTGCCGGTGCGCTGGTTTGCCCGGCTGAAAGCGCGCCGGCGCGATATCGCCTGGCTCAAGTACCTGTAA